The Leptodactylus fuscus isolate aLepFus1 chromosome 3, aLepFus1.hap2, whole genome shotgun sequence genome has a segment encoding these proteins:
- the LOC142198483 gene encoding trace amine-associated receptor 3-like: MYIFLSFSITITIFGNLGIIISISHFKELHSPTNLLILSMAATDFSLGLIVMPYSMVRSVKRCWIFGKIFCKVHYSFDLMLSVVSIFHLCCIAIDRFYAVCSPLHYPIKMTISVIKKMIFICWVLPAIFAFGIVITNSHVSGITGYEMLVECFNLCPITFNKLWSLVMFFTCFFAPGSVMVGIYVKIFIVSQRHAKIMKHTSTNTTEVSTQISKLKDRKAAKTLGIVMGVFIACWLPVFITILVDPFINFSTPEVLFDALNWLGYINSTCNPLIYGFFYPWFRKAVRYIIFGKIFETDSCFAKLS, from the coding sequence ATGTACATTTTTCTTAGTTTTTCAATTACTATCACCATATTTGGTAATCTGGGTATCATCATTTCCATCAGTCATTTTAAGGAACTTCATTCCCCAACAAATTTATTAATTCTTTCAATGGCTGCTACAGATTTCTCCCTTGGCCTTATAGTAATGCCTTACAGTATGGTCCGATCTGTGAAGAGATGCTGGatttttggaaaaatattttGCAAAGTCCATTACAGTTTTGATTTAATGCTGAGCGTAGTTTCTATTTTCCATCTTTGCTGCATTGCCATTGATAGGTTTTATGCTGTCTGCAGTCCTCTCCATTACCCCATTAAAATGACAATCTCCGTCATAAAGAAAATGATattcatctgctgggttctaccggCTATATTTGCGTTTGGAATAGTGATAACAAATTCTCACGTATCTGGAATTACTGGATATGAGATGTTGGTGGAATGTTTTAATTTATGTCCAATTACATTTAACAAATTATGGTCATTGGTTATGTTTTTCACATGTTTTTTTGCTCCTGGATCAGTTATGGTTGGAATTTATGTTAAGATATTTATAGTATCTCAAAGGCATGCAAAAATTATGAAACATACATCAACAAACACAACAGAAGTCTCAACTCAAATTTCCAAACTGAAAGACCGAAAAGCGGCAAAGACTTTGGGTATTGTAATGGGGGTTTTTATTGCTTGCTGGTTACCTGTCTTTATTACTATTTTGGTTGACCCATTTATCAACTTTTCTACTCCTGAGGTTTTGTTTGATGCCCTAAACTGGCTTGGATACATTAATTCCACATGTAATCCATTAATATATGGCTTCTTCTATCCATGGTTTCGAAAAGCAGTAAGATATATTATTTTTGGTAAAATATTTGAAACTGACTCTTGTTTTGCAAAATTATCTTAA
- the LOC142198485 gene encoding trace amine-associated receptor 4-like: MSRPDLHNSHNSKICFDGLNTSCPRIIRPVLTDISMYIVIYGAIILTIVGNIMVIISVSHFRQLHTPTNFLILSLATADFLLGLTVMPYSMMRSITACWYFGDLFCKLHSCIHMTLCTSSIFHLFFIAVDRYYAICQPLHYSRKITISVIGSYVFVSWSVPCLYSFGLVLSSMNTEGYDKQETLVPCIGSCSLAFNKIWGIISTLLCFFIPGSLMIGIYIHIFSVAKKQVKSINCIPNSVTQKKSSKKTLLNAENKAARTLSLVMGVFILCWLPFFTLTVADPFINFLISDDIYNTVLWLGYFNSACNPVIYGLFYPWFKKSFFLIFTGKILQLGSASYNIQNNT; encoded by the coding sequence ATGAGTAGACCTGATCTCCACAACTCACATAATAGCAAAATATGTTTTGATGGACTGAATACATCCTGTCCTAGAATTATCCGACCTGTGCTTACagatatatctatgtatattgtCATATACGGAGCTATCATCCTTACAATTGTGGGGAACATAATGGTGATCATTTCAGTTTCTCATTTCAGACAACTTCACACTCCAACCAACTTTCTCATATTGTCTTTGGCCACTGCAGATTTCCTTCTCGGACTCACCGTCATGCCATACAGTATGATGAGGTCCATAACTGCATGCTGGTACTTTGGAGACCTGTTTTGTAAACTGCACAGTTGCATTCATATGACATTGTGCACCTCCTCCATATTTCATCTCTTCTTCATTGCTGTTGACCGTTACTATGCGATATGTCAACCTCTTCATTACAGCAGGAAAATAACAATTTCTGTAATAGGTAGCTATGTATTTGTCAGCTGGTCTGTTCCATGTCTATATTCATTTGGCCTTGTTTTATCAAGTATGAATACAGAAGGATACGATAAACAGGAGACACTTGTACCTTGTATTGGGTCTTGTTCTCTTGCGTTTAACAAAATCTGGGGTATAATCTCTACACTGCTATGTTTTTTTATTCCAGGGTCTCTCATGATTGGAATTTACATTCACATTTTCTCTGTTGCAAAGAAGCAAGTCAAGTCAATAAATTGTATTCCCAATTCTGTAACTCAGAAGAAAAGCAGTAAGAAAACTCTTCTAAATGCTGAAAACAAAGCAGCGAGGACACTGAGCTTAGTTATGGGGGTGTTTATTCTTTGCTGGTTGCCTTTCTTCACTCTTACTGTTGCTGATCCATTCATCAATTTTTTAATATCTGATGATATATACAATACTGTTTTATGGCTTGGATATTTCAATTCTGCATGTAATCCTGTTATCTATGGATTATTTTATCCTTGgtttaaaaaatctttttttctaatctttACTGGTAAAATATTACAGTTAGGTTCAGCGTcttacaatatacaaaataacacataa